The Mangrovimonas cancribranchiae nucleotide sequence TTATGAGAATACAGGAGTTGTGGACTCTGTCAGTATTGTTGGTACAGAAATGATTGATGGAAGTACCTATTATGAGTTTAGAACTAAAACCACTGGAAATGAAGATGGCATAACCTATTGTAACCCTAATGGAGAACATTTTGAGTTATTAAGGGATTCCTTAGGGTATTTGATTTGGGAAACAGGTCAAATCAAATTCACCAATAACGATTATGAGCAAAGGGAATTGAATGCTCAAAACTGGGGAACTATTTACGAAAAGCTTATGCAAGAGCAGGAAACCCTTTCTGTAGAATCTGGAACTTTTAGCTGTATTTATTTTGAGCGTTATGCAATTGACTCTAATGGGAATCAACTTCCAGGAAAGGATCATTTTTATTATTCAGATGGTATTGGGTTGATTTATGATACTAGTTCATTTGTTTCAGATCCAATACATGTTGTAGAGCGTCGATTGGATACTTACTTTGTTCAATAAAATTGATGAAAAAATAATAGTTCAAATATTTGTTATTTAAAAAATGTAAAGCTAACTTTACGTAAAGAAAACTTTACAAAAAATAATATTATGTTTAAACTTCTACCACATCGTTTTAAAAAAATGGGGCTAATTATAGCACCAATTGGATTTTTTCTTTGGTTAGTCATGCAGAAGGGGTGGATATCAAGTTTTTCAAAAATTATTGGACTTACAAATCCGACCTTATTGAATATAAGTTTTGCAATTCTTGGCTTTTTCTCTTTTATGTTTGGTCTTTATGCTTTGGCATTTTCTAAAGAAAAAATAGAAGATGAAATGATAAAAAATATACGATTAGAGTCTTTTCAGTTTGCTGCTTTATTACAAATTGTAATTATAACTATAGGCTTAATTTGGGTTGGTTTAATGAAAAATCCGCCAAAAGATGCTGGTTTAATGTTATTTTTTATTGCAACAATTTTCATTTTTTGGTTAACATACATTACACGTTTTAATTACATTCTTCACTTTGAAATTTACAAACATGAAGAATAATGTTAAGGTAATAAGAAAAGATAAAGGATTAACACAAGAGAAACTAGCCGAATTACTTAATGTATCTCGTCAAACAATCATATCTATTGAATCCAGTCGTTATGTTCCGTCAACAATGTTGTCTCTAAAAATAGCAAAGTACCTTAGTAAGAGAGTTGAAGAGCTTTTTGAACTAGAACAGAAGGATTTTGATTAAAAAGATAGTTAGCTTAAATGATAGGTTTTGTTCAGAACTAATTGATGATAATTTAGATTAAGCTAAACTAAAACATCTTGTTCAAAAACTTTTCAATACTTTTTTGATGCTGTTTTATGAGTTCTTGTTTAGCTAATTCAAAATCTTCTGTGTTGCGGTTTTGGGAGAGTTTAAACTTGCCTTCCCAATGCGAAATGGTTATTTCAAACCCTTTTACGTAGGGTAAATAAGCTTCCATTTTTGGGTTGTCGGCTTTTAAAATATAGGCATTTTCAGGCTCTAAAAAGGTGGTCATGTTAATCATACTTTGTTTAATTTTATCTGCATCCGTAATTTCCGTAGCTATTCCTTTTAAATGCACTTTTACGTAGTTCCAAGTAGGGAGTTGTTCGGTTTTGTACATGCTAGGAGAAATGTAGCATTGCGGTCCAGAAAAAATAATAGTAACAGGCTGGTTATCTTTTAATAATTCGGCTTGGGGATTAAACTTATCTACATGTCCAATAAGCTTGTTGTCATTATAAATAAGCGGTAAATGTGTAACAACTGGCTCATCATTTTTTACCGAGATAAGTGTAGCTAGAGGAAATTTCGCCATCATGGCAATCATGTGAGCTTTGTTGTTATCTTGATGAATTTTAGGTGGATACGCCAATTTAGAATGTCCTGTAAGTTGATTTATAAAAATACAATATTTATATTTATAAAATGACTGATAAAACTAGTTCGTTTTCTATAAAGCATTGGAATCAAGATGATCAACCAAGAGAAAAGCTACGCGATAAAGGAAAATCTGTATTAAGCGATGCCGAGTTGGTGGCTATTCTCATAGGTTCAGGTAGTCGAGAAGAAAGTGCTGTAGAGCTTTGTAAACGTATTCTAGCAAGTGTAGACAATAACTTAAACGAATTAGGAAAACTATCTTTAAAGCAATTAATGGCATTTAAAGGAATAGGCGAAGCTAAGGCTATAAGTATTGCTGCTGCCATGGAATTAGGAAGACGACGTAGGGGAGAAGATGCTTTAAAACGAAAAAAAATAACCTCCAGTATTTCAGTATTCGAATTAATGCAACCCATAATAGGCGAATTACCACACGAAGAATTCTGGATTATTTATTTAAACAATTCTAATAAAGTTTTACAGAAACTTCAGTTAAGCAAAGGTGGTATTACCGGAACTCTGGTTGATGTGCGTTTGGTTATGAAAACAGCCTTGGAATGTGGTGCAACAGCTATAATTTTAACTCATAACCATCCTTCGGGAACGTTAAAGCCAAGTGCGGCAGATAAACAGATAACACAAAAGTTAAAAGAAGCAGGACAAAGTTTAGATATTAAAGTACTAGATCATCTTATCGTAACCGAAAATGCTTACTTTAGCTTTGCCGATGAAGGTGTTATATAAATACTTTTAATGCTATTAGTTTATACTCATAAAATCACACCGCGATTAACCTATGCTTTTAAGCATATTTGTACACGTGTTTTAGGTGTTCCTGTAAACTTCACGACAAAAGTAGAGGAGTTTATTGCACATAATAGTATAAAAATGTCTTATACAAAACAGCCATTAAGCAGTGAAGTTTTTGTAAGAAGCCATGAATTGCTATTTGAACAAGGATTATCTGATTTAGATTTTTATGTTCAAGATTGGGATGATACAAAAGGTTTTTTTTCCACAACGGAAAAAAGCACCTTACCTTTTGATATTTTTGCAGCAACATTTTATTTGTTAAGTCGATATGAAGAGTATTTACCACATGTAAAAGATGAGTATGGTCGTTTTACAGCCACCGAAAGTCTAGCTTTTAAGCACGATTTTTTACATCAACCAGTTGTAGATATTTGGTCTTACAAGTTAAAAACTGTGTTACAAAAACAGTTTCCGGAATTTCAATTTCCTGAAAAGAGTTACGATATTAAACCCATAATAGACGTTCCTTCACCTTACGATTTTAAACAGAAAGGATTGCTAAGAACCATAGGAGGAACCTTAAAAGACTTAGTGAATTTTAAGTTAAAAAAACTCTACTTAAGGTTTTTAGTTTTGTTTGGTTTACGCCATGATCCTTACGATACCTATAAGTACATTCTGAACAAACAGAAACAGTACGATTTTAAATTTCAATTTTTCTTTTTAATTGGTGATTATTCAACTTTTGATAAAGGTGTTAGCGCACAAAAAAAGCAATATATTTCATTAATAAAACACGTGGCAGATTATTGTCATGTTGGTCTAAAAGCATCATATTTTGCTTTAGAGAATAGTAGTATTCTAAAGAAAGAAAAAATACGAATGGAGTCTATATTAAACACATCGTTGTCAGCTTCTAGACAATCGTTTTCAAAGCTTAATTTGCCAGAGGCTTACCGTAATTTGGTGGACTTAGAGATTTTTGAAGATTATACGATGGGCTATGTTAATCATTTAGGGTTTCGAGCCGGAACATGTACGCCATTCTACTTTTATGACTTAGATTATGAAATACAAACCCCACTAAAGGTTCATCCTTATCATTTAATGGATTATGCCTTATTAAAAATTCATTCGCAATTAGATAAGAAAAAAGCCATTAATGAATTAATTAAAGAAATTAAGGCAGTAAAAGGTGAGTTTGCACCAGTTTTTCATAATTACACGTTTAGTGAAATAGAACGTTGGCAAGGATTTAAAGAACTTTTTAATTTAATGTTAGATTCGAAATATGAAGCTTAACGGAATAACCGATGTTTTTTTTGATTTAGATCATACACTTTGGGATTTTGATAAAAACTCAAAGCTAACTTTTGATAAAATATTTAAAATAAATGATATTGAAGTAGATTTAGATGAGTTTGTCTCTGTATATGAACCCATAAATTTTCAATATTGGAAACTATACCGTGAAGAAAAAATAGATAAGAAAAACCTTAGATTTAATAGGTTACAGGATACGTTTACTATACTTAAGTTACAAGTTCATGAAACGACTATAAATAAACTTTCAGACGATTATATTACGTATTTATCTACTTATAATCATCTTTTTAATAACGCTGTAGAGATATTACATTATTTATCAAAAGACTACCAATTGCATATTATTACCAACGGTTTTAATCAAGTACAACGAAAAAAACTAGTCAATTCTAAAATAGACGTTTTCTTTAAATCGGTAACAGATTCTGAATCTGTTGGTGTGAAAAAACCAAACTCGAAAATTTTTAATCATGCTATAACATTAGCAAATACTTCACCAGAGCAAAGCATTATGATAGGTGATAATTTAGAAGCTGATATTTATGGCGCATTAAATGTTGGCATTGATGCTATTTTTTATAACTTAAACAATACTTCTGTAGATAATGGTATTAAACAAATTACGAGTTTACAAGAGTTAAAGGATTACTTATAAATACTATACTTACAATTAAAATATTTTACATGAAAAGGACTTGTTTATTATTGTTAACGCTGTTTTTAACATTATCAGCTTACACACAAAAAAATATAAATAATTATAAATATGTTGTCGTTCCTAAGAGTTATGACTTTTTAGGTGAACCTGATAAGTACCGATTAAATTCTTTATCACAGTTTTTATTCGAAAAATATGGTTTTACTGCAATTATGGAAGGCGATGAGTACCCAGAAGACTTGCAAAAAAACGGATGTTTAGCCTTGTACAGCAATGTAGAAAAAGATGGTGGTCTGTTTTTAACCAAATTAAAAGTAGTTTTAAAGGACTGCAAAAAGGATATCGTTTACGAATCTAAATTAGGACAGAGTAGAGAAAAAAAATATGTTGTAGCTTACAATAAAGCACTTAGAGATGCTTTTGTGTCTATAGATATGTTACAATACGCTTACGAACCATTGCCAGAGGATAACAAAAGCGATAGTGAAGAGGTAAAACAACTCAAAGCTGAGATTAAGCAATTAAAAGAAGATAAATCAAAACCAATAAATAATACTGTTAATGTAGATATAGCTACAACAACTCAAGTAGCAAAAGAGGCAGCACCTTCAAAAACAACCGATTCAGCTTTAGTGTATCAAGCTAAACTTAATTCCAATGGGGTGTTCTCTTACGATGTTTTTACCAATGGCGAAAAAGCCTTTACATTATTATATACAGGAAAGGAAGATATTTATATGATTAAAGATAAAAATGCAGTTGTTTATAAGCTTAATGGTAATTGGGTTAAAGCAGAGCAATTAAATACTGGAGACTTACAGGTTAAAGTTATAGACCTTAAGTTTTAATAGCCGTATTTATTTTTCCAACGTTTTTTTAAAAAGTCACGTTGGGCATTTTCTCTTGCATTATTACCTGGTTCGTAAAATTTCTCTCCAGTAATTTCTTTGGGAAGAAATTCTTGTTCAGCAAAATTATTATTGTAATTATGGGCGTATTTATAATTATCGCCATAGCCTAAATCTTTCATTAATTTAGTTGGCGCATTTCTAATTTCAAGAGGTACACTTAAATCGCCTGTTTGTTTAACCATAGCTTGTGCCGAATTAATAGCTTGATATGCAGTATTACTTTTAGGCGAGCAGGCTAGGTAAGTGGCACATTGGCTTAAAATAATTCTAGATTCTGGGTTGCCTATAACCGAAACAGCTTGAAATGTATTATTAGCAATTACTAATGCTGTAGGATTAGCATTTCCAATATCTTCACTTGCTAAAATTAACAAGCGTCTAGCTATAAATTTAACATCTTCACCACCTTCAATCATTCTTGCCAACCAGTAAACAGCTCCATTGGGGTCGCTACCACGAATAGATTTTATAAAAGCTGAAATGATATCGTAATGTTGCTCGCCCGTTTTATCGTAACGTACGGTATTACTTTGTACTTTATTTAAAACAAATTCGTTTGTTATTGTAATTTCTTCTGCGGTTTCCGATGTAATGATTAATTCAAAAATATTAAGTAGTTTCCTAGCATCACCACCAGAAAGACGTAATAAAGCATCGGTTTCTTTAAGGGTGATGTTTTTTTTAGCTAGTTGTTCATCTTTTTCAATTGCACGCGTTAAAAGGGCTTCTAAATCGGTTTTTTCAAAAGCATTTAAAATATAAACTTGACATCGTGAAAGTAGGGCAGGAATCACTTCAAAGCTTGGGTTTTCTGTTGTGGCACCAATTAAAGTAACCCAGCCTTTTTCAACAGCTTGTAATAAGGAATCTTGTTGCGATTTACTAAATCTATGAATTTCATCAATAAATAGAATAGGGTTTTTAGTTGTAAACAAGCCACCACTATTTTTTGCCTTTTCAATAACTTCTCGAACATCTTTTACTCCAGAATTTATGGCGCTAAGTGTGTAAAATGGTCTTTTTGATTGTTCGGCAATAATGTTAGCCAAGGTCGTTTTACCTGTTCCTGGTGGTCCCCAAAAAATCATAGATGGAATAATACCTTGCTCGATATGTTTGGTTAATACACCTTTGTCACCCACAAGATGTTTCTGACTAATATAGTCTTCCAAAGATTTTGGTCGTAATCGTTCTGCCAATGGTTCGTTCATGTGGTAAAAATAATGTAATTTAAGTGGAATTAAAAGATGTTGATTACTGACATTTTATCACATCAGTCTATATTGGATTACCTTTTGCTTATAAAGTTAATATGAATCACTTACATGACGACAATTTTAAGTTTACCAATGGTGTAGTACTTTACCCTATATTATTTGTTTTAATTATTTGGGTGGTGTTTTGGGTTGAGATTAGATTTGGTTTAGATTTTACGTTTTTAGGTGTTTATCCACAATCGTTGTCTGGTTTAAAGGGTATTGTATTCAGCCCTTTTATACATTCCAATATTACGCACTTATATCATAATACCATACCCTTATTTGTTTTAACTGCTGCCATGTTTTTTTTCTACAAAGACATTGCATGGAACGTAATTGTTTATGGAGTTCTGCTTTCGGGTTTGCTAACTTGGCTTATAGGACGACCATCTTACCATATTGGAGCAAGTGGCGTAATTTATGTATTGGTGAGTTTTACTTTTTTTAAGGGTGTTTTTGCTAAACACTTTAGACTTATTGCTTTGTCTTTATTAGTTGTTTTTCTTTACGGAAGCATGTTATGGTACATTTTTCCAGTTAAAGAGCAAATGTCTTGGGAAGGACACTTGTCGGGGTTAATTACAGGATTATTGTTTGCTTTTATTTTTAGAAATAAGATAGCAAAACCAGTTAAATATGAGTGGGAAGATCCTGAGTATAACGAAGATGATGACCCATTTTTAAAGCATTTTGATGAAGACGGTAATTTTATTGAAACACTACCAGAAGAAGAATTTGAAACAGATGAAAACTCTTCTTATAGGGTAAATTATATTTTTAAAGAAGACAATAAGGACTAATGTCTTTGTCTAACTACTTCATACAAAAAGGCACCACAAGCTACAGAAACATTTAAAGACTCTATATCGCCAAGCAATGGTAGTTTTGCTTTTTCATCTACAGCTTTTAAAACCGAAGGGGAAATACCTTTGCCTTCAGCACCCATTATAATACCTGTAGGTTCTTTAAAGGAAACATCATAAATAAAATTATCTGTTTTTTCAGTAGCAGCTACCACTTTTATACCAGAAGCCTGTAAATGAAATACAGCATCTTTAATATGATCTACTTTACAAATGGGGATTTTAAAAACTGCACCAGCACTTGTTTTAATTGTGTCGGCATTTACTGGAGCGCCACCTTTTTTCTGAATAATAATACCATTAACCCCTGTACATTCGGCAGTTCTTATAATAGCACCAAAGTTTCTAACATCGCTTAGTTGGTCTAACAATAAAAATAGAGGTGTTTTTCCAGATTCTATAACACTCATAACCAAGTTGTCTAAATCATAAAAGTCGATAGGTGAGATTTGCGCAACAACACCCTGATGGTTTTTATGTGAGAGTCTATTTAATTTTTCAACAGGAACTACGCTATAGGAAATATTTTCTTTTTTAACGAGATCATGTAACTCTTTATATAATTCGCCTTGTAAGCCTTTTTGGATAAAAAGCTTATCAACTGTTTTTCCAGATTCTATGGCTTCAATAATAGCACGTAAACCAAATATTTGAGTGTTTTTTTCCATGGGGTAAAGGTATAAAAAAAGCGACTGAAAATTTCAGTCGCTTTTTTATCTTTTTATAAAAAAGATTTTATTTGTTTCTAGCAGGTAAATTTGAAAAACCTGTTAGTAAAGAACCTAACTCTGCTTGTCTACCAGAACCTAAAGTTTCACCTGTTGTTACATCAAAAATAGTAACAACATCTCCTGTAATGTTAAATGAAATAACATACGTTGGAGGAAGTGCTAAGCCTGGATCTGATGGTTGAGTAGTGTCATATGCATTTTCATCTGTTTGAACATAGCTTCCAGATAACTGTGTACCTCCTCTAAGGTAAGATACTGTAATAGGAATATTAAAATCTAAACCTAAAAGATCTAAGCTTGCGTTTTCATATA carries:
- a CDS encoding helix-turn-helix transcriptional regulator translates to MKNNVKVIRKDKGLTQEKLAELLNVSRQTIISIESSRYVPSTMLSLKIAKYLSKRVEELFELEQKDFD
- a CDS encoding FMN-binding negative transcriptional regulator translates to MAYPPKIHQDNNKAHMIAMMAKFPLATLISVKNDEPVVTHLPLIYNDNKLIGHVDKFNPQAELLKDNQPVTIIFSGPQCYISPSMYKTEQLPTWNYVKVHLKGIATEITDADKIKQSMINMTTFLEPENAYILKADNPKMEAYLPYVKGFEITISHWEGKFKLSQNRNTEDFELAKQELIKQHQKSIEKFLNKMF
- the radC gene encoding DNA repair protein RadC, whose translation is MTDKTSSFSIKHWNQDDQPREKLRDKGKSVLSDAELVAILIGSGSREESAVELCKRILASVDNNLNELGKLSLKQLMAFKGIGEAKAISIAAAMELGRRRRGEDALKRKKITSSISVFELMQPIIGELPHEEFWIIYLNNSNKVLQKLQLSKGGITGTLVDVRLVMKTALECGATAIILTHNHPSGTLKPSAADKQITQKLKEAGQSLDIKVLDHLIVTENAYFSFADEGVI
- a CDS encoding polysaccharide deacetylase family protein, yielding MLLVYTHKITPRLTYAFKHICTRVLGVPVNFTTKVEEFIAHNSIKMSYTKQPLSSEVFVRSHELLFEQGLSDLDFYVQDWDDTKGFFSTTEKSTLPFDIFAATFYLLSRYEEYLPHVKDEYGRFTATESLAFKHDFLHQPVVDIWSYKLKTVLQKQFPEFQFPEKSYDIKPIIDVPSPYDFKQKGLLRTIGGTLKDLVNFKLKKLYLRFLVLFGLRHDPYDTYKYILNKQKQYDFKFQFFFLIGDYSTFDKGVSAQKKQYISLIKHVADYCHVGLKASYFALENSSILKKEKIRMESILNTSLSASRQSFSKLNLPEAYRNLVDLEIFEDYTMGYVNHLGFRAGTCTPFYFYDLDYEIQTPLKVHPYHLMDYALLKIHSQLDKKKAINELIKEIKAVKGEFAPVFHNYTFSEIERWQGFKELFNLMLDSKYEA
- a CDS encoding YjjG family noncanonical pyrimidine nucleotidase: MKLNGITDVFFDLDHTLWDFDKNSKLTFDKIFKINDIEVDLDEFVSVYEPINFQYWKLYREEKIDKKNLRFNRLQDTFTILKLQVHETTINKLSDDYITYLSTYNHLFNNAVEILHYLSKDYQLHIITNGFNQVQRKKLVNSKIDVFFKSVTDSESVGVKKPNSKIFNHAITLANTSPEQSIMIGDNLEADIYGALNVGIDAIFYNLNNTSVDNGIKQITSLQELKDYL
- a CDS encoding replication-associated recombination protein A, which codes for MNEPLAERLRPKSLEDYISQKHLVGDKGVLTKHIEQGIIPSMIFWGPPGTGKTTLANIIAEQSKRPFYTLSAINSGVKDVREVIEKAKNSGGLFTTKNPILFIDEIHRFSKSQQDSLLQAVEKGWVTLIGATTENPSFEVIPALLSRCQVYILNAFEKTDLEALLTRAIEKDEQLAKKNITLKETDALLRLSGGDARKLLNIFELIITSETAEEITITNEFVLNKVQSNTVRYDKTGEQHYDIISAFIKSIRGSDPNGAVYWLARMIEGGEDVKFIARRLLILASEDIGNANPTALVIANNTFQAVSVIGNPESRIILSQCATYLACSPKSNTAYQAINSAQAMVKQTGDLSVPLEIRNAPTKLMKDLGYGDNYKYAHNYNNNFAEQEFLPKEITGEKFYEPGNNARENAQRDFLKKRWKNKYGY
- a CDS encoding rhomboid family intramembrane serine protease; its protein translation is MNHLHDDNFKFTNGVVLYPILFVLIIWVVFWVEIRFGLDFTFLGVYPQSLSGLKGIVFSPFIHSNITHLYHNTIPLFVLTAAMFFFYKDIAWNVIVYGVLLSGLLTWLIGRPSYHIGASGVIYVLVSFTFFKGVFAKHFRLIALSLLVVFLYGSMLWYIFPVKEQMSWEGHLSGLITGLLFAFIFRNKIAKPVKYEWEDPEYNEDDDPFLKHFDEDGNFIETLPEEEFETDENSSYRVNYIFKEDNKD
- the rlmB gene encoding 23S rRNA (guanosine(2251)-2'-O)-methyltransferase RlmB, with the protein product MEKNTQIFGLRAIIEAIESGKTVDKLFIQKGLQGELYKELHDLVKKENISYSVVPVEKLNRLSHKNHQGVVAQISPIDFYDLDNLVMSVIESGKTPLFLLLDQLSDVRNFGAIIRTAECTGVNGIIIQKKGGAPVNADTIKTSAGAVFKIPICKVDHIKDAVFHLQASGIKVVAATEKTDNFIYDVSFKEPTGIIMGAEGKGISPSVLKAVDEKAKLPLLGDIESLNVSVACGAFLYEVVRQRH